A genomic window from Gossypium hirsutum isolate 1008001.06 chromosome D10, Gossypium_hirsutum_v2.1, whole genome shotgun sequence includes:
- the LOC107936445 gene encoding ankyrin repeat-containing protein BDA1, translating to MDCRMIGAAQTGNINVLYELIQKDPYVLERIDHVPFLDTPLHVAASAGHVDFMMEMINLKPSFARKLNQAGFSPMHLALENNRTQAVLRLLKFDEGLVRVKGRGGLTPLHHVAQTGDVDLLIKFIEVCPEAVEDVTVRDETVFHLAVKNDMFEAFQVLVGWLIRSRHEAAQRWEKELLSWADIDGNTVLHIAAIKNSPQVVKVLLGHLRRDHINAKNLKGSTALDIQPDCPLDERQVDNYKGSVKDMIRKAGGLSGSKLPNKSISSIHIKSLRPKMSCFQKFATMAGRGRKGIPLEMRNTFLVVTVLIITATYAASLSPPKKADNSSSMKYHIKYYASLDSTDSISPLPGPPPPPADDQINWSDLIDVSSTFWLYSTLTFWAAIGLTAYLLPSRSISLFLLITLSLFGTCYMLLVAVSTWSWKLQYLVSLQTTIPVSYRALCIINYCLSTSLALLVSYRIAHYVFRRFVPKTKMFVLVQIVSFIIFAFILVPAILNTETILKYSDFF from the exons ATGGATTGCAGAATGATAGGGGCTGCACAAACAGGAAACATTAATGTCTTGTATGAGCTAATTCAGAAAGATCCATATGTTTTGGAGCGTATTGATCATGTTCCATTTCTTGACACTCCATTGCATGTAGCAGCCAGTGCTGGGCATGTTGATTTTATGATGGAGATGATCAACTTAAAGCCATCGTTTGCAAGAAAGTTAAATCAAGCTGGGTTTAGCCCTATGCATTTGGCTCTGGAAAATAACAGAACTCAAGCTGTGCTTCGACTCCTCAAGTTTGATGAAGGCCTTGTCCGTGTTAAAGGAAGGGGAGGCTTGACCCCTCTGCATCATGTGGCTCAAACTGGAGATGTTGATCTTTTGATCAAGTTCATTGAGGTTTGCCCCGAGGCTGTTGAAGATGTGACTGTTCGAGACGAGACTGTTTTCCATCTTGCAGTAAAGAACGACATGTTTGAAGCATTTCAAGTCTTGGTGGGGTGGCTTATAAGGAGCCGCCATGAAGCTGCCCAACGTTGGGAGAAAGAACTACTTAGTTGGGCAGACATTGATGGCAACACAGTTCTACACATTGCAGCTATCAAAAACTCACCTCAG GTGGTGAAAGTATTGCTGGGACACTTGCGTCGAGACCATATAAATGCCAAAAATTTGAAGGGATCCACAGCTCTAGATATCCAACCAGACTGTCCATTGGATGAAAGGCAAGTGGATAATTATAAGGGCTCCGTTAAAGATATGATAAGAAAAGCAGGAGGATTGAGCGGTTCCAAGCTTCCTAATAAGTCCATCTCTTCAATCCACATCAAATCATTAAGGCCGAAGAtgtcatgttttcaaaaatttgcaACAATGGCAGGTCGAGGAAGAAAGGGTATCCCGCTTGAGATGCGTAATACATTTCTAGTAGTGACAGTGCTAATTATAACAGCCACTTACGCTGCCTCTTTAAGCCCTCCAAAGAAAGCTGATAACAGTTCATCCATGAAATACCATATCAAGTATTACGCATCTTTAGATTCAACCGACAGCATTTCACCCCTACCAGGTCCTCCTCCACCACCGGCCGATGATCAGATTAATTGGTCAGATTTAATAGACGTATCATCCACGTTTTGGTTATACAGCACATTAACCTTTTGGGCAGCAATCGGGTTAACAGCATATCTCCTACCAAGTCGTTCAATCAGCTTGTTTCTTCTCATAACCCTTTCCTTGTTTGGGACCTGTTACATGCTTTTAGTTGCTGTTTCCACATGGTCGTGGAAACTTCAATATTTGGTTTCTCTTCAAACTACTATACCCGTGTCCTATCGTGCTCTCTGCATAATAAATTACTGCTTGTCAACATCCCTAGCTCTGCTAGTATCATACCGGATAGCCCATTATGTTTTCCGTAGGTTTGTGCCTAAAACAAAGATGTTCGTCCTCGTGCAAATCGTTTCCTTTATCATCTTTGCTTTTATTCTTGTCCCAGCTATCCTTAATACCGAAACCATATTGAAGTACTCCGACTTCTTTTGA
- the LOC107936443 gene encoding ankyrin repeat-containing protein BDA1, whose protein sequence is MDCRMIGAAQTANINVLYELIQKDPYVLERIDHVPFLDTPLHVAASAGNVDFMMEMINLKPSFARKLNQAGFSPMHLALQNNRTQAVLRLLKFDGGLVRVKGRGGLTPLHHVAQTGDVDLLIKFLEVCPEAVEDVTVRDETVFHLAVKNDMFEAFQVLVGWLIRSRHEAAQRWEKELLSCADIDGNTVLHIAAIKNSPQVVKVLLGHLRRDHINAKNLKGSTALDIQRGCPLDERQVDNYKGSVKDMIRKAGGLSDSKLPNKSISSIHIKSLKPKMSCFQKFATMAGRGRKGIPLEMRNTFLVVTVLIITATYAAYLNPPNKADNSSSMKNQIKYYASLESTDSIAPLPGPPPSPADDQIDWLDVIDVSSMFWLYNTLTFWAAIGLTAYLLPSRSISLFLLITLSLFGTCYMLLVAVSTWSSKLQYLVSLQITIPVSYRALCIINYCLSTSLALLVSYRIARYVFRRFVPKTKMFVLVQIVSFIIFAFILVPAILTTETILKYSNFF, encoded by the exons ATGGATTGCAGAATGATAGGGGCTGCACAAACAGCAAATATTAATGTCTTGTATGAGCTAATTCAGAAAGATCCATATGTTTTGGAGCGTATTGATCATGTTCCATTTCTTGACACTCCATTGCATGTAGCAGCCAGTGCTGGGAATGTTGATTTTATGATGGAGATGATCAACTTAAAGCCATCGTTTGCAAGAAAGTTAAATCAAGCTGGGTTTAGCCCCATGCACTTGGCTCTGCAAAATAACAGAACTCAAGCTGTGCTTCGACTCCTCAAGTTTGATGGAGGCCTTGTTCGTGTTAAAGGAAGGGGAGGCTTGACCCCTCTGCATCATGTGGCTCAAACTGGAGATGTTGATCTTTTGATCAAGTTCCTTGAGGTTTGCCCCGAGGCTGTTGAAGATGTGACTGTTCGAGACGAGACGGTTTTCCATCTTGCAGTAAAAAACGACATGTTTGAAGCATTTCAAGTCTTGGTGGGGTGGCTTATAAGGAGCCGCCACGAAGCTGCCCAACGTTGGGAGAAAGAACTACTTAGTTGCGCAGACATTGATGGCAACACAGTTCTACACATTGCAGCTATCAAAAACTCACCTCAG GTGGTGAAAGTATTGCTGGGACACTTGCGTCGAGACCATATCAATGCCAAAAATTTGAAGGGATCCACTGCTCTAGATATCCAACGAGGCTGTCCATTGGATGAAAGGCAAGTGGATAATTATAAGGGCTCGGTTAAAGATATGATAAGAAAAGCAGGAGGTTTGAGTGATTCCAAGCTTCCCAATAAGTCCATCTCGTCAATCCACATCAAATCATTAAAGCCGAAGAtgtcatgttttcaaaaatttgcaACAATGGCAGGTCGAGGAAGAAAGGGTATCCCGCTTGAGATGCGTAATACATTTCTAGTAGTGACAGTGCTAATTATAACGGCCACTTACGCTGCCTATTTAAACCCTCCAAATAAAGCTGATAACAGTTCATCCATGAAAAACCAAATCAAGTATTACGCATCTTTAGAATCAACTGACAGCATTGCACCCCTACCAGGTCCTCCTCCATCACCGGCCGATGATCAGATTGATTGGTTAGATGTAATAGACGTATCATCCATGTTTTGGTTATACAACACATTAACCTTTTGGGCAGCAATCGGGTTAACAGCATATCTCCTACCAAGTCGTTCAATCAGCTTGTTTCTTCTCATAACCCTTTCCTTGTTTGGCACCTGTTACATGCTTTTAGTTGCTGTTTCCACATGGTCATCGAAACTTCAATATTTGGTTTCTCTTCAAATTACTATACCCGTGTCCTATCGTGCTCTCTGCATAATAAATTACTGCTTGTCAACATCCCTAGCTCTGCTAGTATCATACCGGATAGCCCGTTATGTTTTCCGTAGGTTTGTGCCTAAAACAAAGATGTTCGTCCTCGTGCAAATCGTTTCCTTTATCATCTTTGCTTTTATTCTTGTCCCAGCTATCCTTACTACCGAAACCATATTGAAGTACTCCAACTTCTTTTGA